The genomic region agactggtgagagaaaaggtacgaaaggctgagaatcaatgaactgcagtacctgaaagggattaacccagttcagggagttacattattagtcgcaattgctatatgggaccttcacgttcaaaggcaggaggcctctcggggaggcgagggcgtggagatggaaaagccggacccaattagtaacccctcaacacaaataattagtaacctaattttcgaactggtgagaacctctGGATCCCACCCTGCTTTTCCCTCCTGGAGGaagcctcaaggcagcttacaaactccttcctcttcctctttccaaaacaagcatcttgtgaggtcggtggggctgaaagagttcggaACGAACGAAGGCTAGGCCAGCAACCTTCATGTggagaggcagggaaacaaattgcCAGATAAAGCGTgcaccactcgtgtggaggagtagggaatcaaccccagttcttcagattagagtccacctgcttttaaccgcaACACTACGCGGGCTCACTCACAGCAAGGATCAGATGCATTCAGCaagcaataataataagaataagaataataagcagctgaagaagaagacaggagaagctgaagaagaagacaggagaagaagacagaagaagaagaagaagaagaagaagaagaagaagaagaagaagaagaagaagaagaagaagaagaagaagaagaagaagaagaggtgagttTGATTTATGTTCCCTTCTGCAGGAGCTACAATCTCCTTTGGGTTcttctcaacaaacaccctgtgaggtaggtggggctgagagagccctcgGAGAAgttgtgatcagcccaaggtcacccagcctggcatgttgagtgcacaggctaatctgaatttccagatCAGCTCATTGTGCTTCAGGGCGGCAGAGTTaacaaacccgttcctccagattagatacacgaagttTTAACCTCCACTAATTTACCAATTTTTCGCCGATACAATTTAATGGTGGCAAGGGAGCAAAACATTCTTGGTGCGTGAAATTAAAAGGGTCGGGAGAGAGAATAAAAAGGGGGATGTggagaaaagaagagttgaaggAATCGGACACAATAAAAAAGACAAGACAaccagtaaaacaaacaaacagtttattGAGAGTTCATCACATATAACTCAGGAGAAGATTCGGCTTTGAAGTTTACCCGGCAAACACGGAATACGGTCGAACGTTCTGTCCGTACGGAGCACTTTCTTGCAATCTAACATGCATCCTCCTTACCACATTCGCAGTAATACACACAAGCTAATGGCAAAACATAGGGGACAGAACGGTGCAGCAATAAATTCCCAGCATACGCTGCTCAACAGTATCAAGCCCCTTGAACCTGGACAAAAAGCATTTCTCTATAAAGTATTCCTGGTCGGCTGCAAAAACTACTAGCAAGCTTCCATCGGGGCTTGTGCAAAACATAACTGCAAAATTTCACAGGGCATTGAGTTAGAAGCGCCATAAGCCTAGACGAATTTATCGCTGCCAGCATCGGgtcgcatcttcagaggtgtatcacagagagaagtttgttacacactgtgtccagtatatcatagagagaagtagcagatttctctctgtgatacacctctgaagatgccagccacagatgcaggcttaaacgccaggaacaagatccaccagaccaataAACCgacagcccgaaaacccacaaccagttgaatccgggccggaaagccttcgacaatgcattatTCCACAGGCACTTTCAcaagtgatattttaaaaaaaaatgaaactcccAACATGGTTAAATGTGGCATGGAGCTGAGTAGAAGAAGAATAGCTATTTGACTTATATCCTCCTttccgcaggagactcaaagggctgccACCCTTGTTCTTCCTCAGCAAACACCCCAGAGGTAGCTGAGAGagtctcgagaagctgtgactagcccaaggtcacccagctgcatgcAGGTGGGGAGCAATAAACCTTCTAATCTACATTATTAGTCTTCTAAACTTTGTTTTATCGGATCGATGGTGGTGAAGGAAATTGTCGCCGAAGCCAAGGCGCTAACTTAACAGCTTAATTCTGTCGTAGGAATCCCACTCCAGATAGCAGGTGGATtcacattcccatcagcctcgcCAATTGCCCTCGCaagcggcaggggctgatgggaattgtagtccataacatctggagtgccaaaggttcgccaccactgctttagggctTTCGAGACCAGAGACAAACAAGAGGGGGGGTCTGCCATTCCCTGTCTCTGCGTAGCAACCGTAgatttccttgggggtctcccaaaCAAACACTAACCATGGCCAAGCtaacctgggctgtccaggtctgATCCACTTTTGTTTTAAAGTGGTACTTGATACATTTCATCTCCAGGCTCTGTCCATTCAAACCCAGACAGATATCGACATTCCCGGAAGTTTCTTGACACTTCTCTAAACTCAGGACGTTTCTGAGCCCTCTCCAGCCTTTTTTGTAGTCATGTCACAGAATGAATAACACTCAGAATCACAGAATTataaagagaccccaagggccatcaagtccaaccccctgcaacacaatcagagaactcctgacagatggccacccagcctctctctaaaaacctccaaaggagactccaccatactctgaggtagcgcattcctctgtcgaacagccctgactgtcagaaagtttaggtagaacctcttttccttcaccttgaacccatgactcctggtctctggagccgcagaaaacaagcttgctctctcaccaacatgacatcccttcaaatatctaaacatggctatcatgtcaacaattaaccttctcttcaccaaaccaaacatccccaactcactaaggctcattccgcacatgcagaataatgcactttcaaactgctttcaatgctctttaaagctgtgcggaatggcaaaatccacttggaaacaattgtgaaagtggtttgaaaacgcattattttgcgtgtgcggaaggggcctaagtctctcctcacagggcatggactTAAATGGAAAGATGTTGCTTACATGATCAGATTatactttagatttttttttaattgttgggggagggggcgtaGGGCTTCTTCCAAAGCCCGCTGAGGAAACTGACTTGAAGCATTAGCCGCGCCTGTCCAAGAAACAGCTTCAGTTGTGCAACTTAAAACTTtctcacagtaaaaaaaataataataaggtgCACGGGGAAAGTCAACGAAAACTAACTCCGGGAAAGCACAGTTTAGCGAGCTGGCCGTTTATTTTACCTTCAGTTAAAGGTGGGCGAAGTACAGATACTGTACATAAAATATACATGCTCGTACGAAACATGTGCTCCTAGATCTGCGTTTCGAGGTCCGGTCTGCGTCCTTCCCGGCGCCGATCCGTGTCCGACACCCACCGCAGCGACAGTCAGATGTAGAGCGAGCCGTCAGCGGGGCCCACGTAGCCGACCCCGATCAGCAGCACGTCTATCAAGGTCCAGATCCCCAAGCCGCCAAAGCTGAAGAGCTTGCCCAGGCCCTCACGCCACTGGCCCAGGTAGAAGCGGTCCGCCCCGAAGCCTCCCAGGGTGATGCTGCGAAGGCAACCAAGAGATTATATCAGCAGCTTGCCTTGAtgcggcggccattttggaaGCCAACAGCAacacagttaaaatacataaggCTGTCAGGGAATGTATAAAtatgtggtgtgcatcttgtgagcagacagatcatGGTGATCTAGGTGACAGCACCTGTCATACAGAAACACTAGGGAGAACCTGATGCAACTGTACAGAACCAGTTCAATCCTGTTCACTGACCTTCACTGTGATTGGTTAGCAGAAGTATATAGGCAGAGCACGTTCCACTAGTCTGTGTCCAgggatttctgagttgctgcGGAGCATGCTGCCCGATTGTTTGTTGATACTGCCTACACTGTAAATAACCTACacctaaagataaagtcttctttggaagtgaaactaCTTTATGGTGTCGTGTTGTTTCTTCTGCCGTGCCAAGCCTATCAGCTGCACTTATCCTACCTCGGTAACGCACCTTTCGCTGTTAAAAGGTCTACTCTGTCAAAGGCAACCAGTCAAAGTTAAATCAGCATCAGTATTACAGGAGTGGGGGTCCCGCATACCCCTCGTTGCTGACTCCAGCAAAGCTCCAGGTCCCCCCAGCAGCCCGGGGGTGGGGGCTCCCAGCTTCACCCaccccccaatgtattttttaaaaagattttagatttgtctgcaaatctgggtctcccccaagtttgcaggaaaacatcTGCTTTGTGTCAGAATGGCGCCAATCTGtaatttcatttcaattcaattttaacttgtaccccgccctatccccgaagggctcagggcggctaacaacataataaaacaagtaACTACAGCAAAATAAcactaataaaatacataagactaaaacAGAATCAAGTTTCAGATGGAGACTTAAAACATTGTAAATTTCTAAGAATAATTGTAAGTGTTAGATGTTAGATGTTTAGATACTTTGGGAAGGTGACGACAAAcaagaaacagaggctcattccgcacatgcagaataacgcactttcaaactgctttcagtgctctttgaagctgtgcggaatggcaaaatccacttgcaaacagttgtgaaagtggtttgaaaacgcattattttgcgtgtgcagaaggggccatagagtgttGGAAGCGAAGCAAGGGCCCATTACGCACCAGATGTCTGGCACACGATGGGGACAAATGTCAGTTACGCAGCTCAATGGCCTTAACATTCCACATTCAGACACACTGGGTGCCCAAGAAATTAGCAACTGAGTACCCCTTCCTACCTCAGGGCCAAAGCAGTTGACCACTTATAACCCCCGGTCCAGTTGCAGTAAAGCATCTTGGGAAAGGTTCGATTGCCTTGGAACAAACCAGAGATCAGAAACTTAATGCAACATCTACAGAGGCAAAAGTCGGTGCGGATATTAAAACCTCAGGCACAAGCATGCTGTTTTCATTACTAGTTAAAAACGTGACtccccacaaccctgtgaggtaggtcacgATCTAAGTAACTGAATCAATATTAAGTATCAATGTTAagtcgacagagagaattttttctctctttctcacaatacgagaaccagggggcattcgttgaaaatgctggggggaagaattaggactaataaaaggaaacacttcttcacgcaacatgggattggtgtttggaatatgctgctacaggaggtggtaatggccactaacctggatagctttaaaaagggcttggacagatttatggaggagaagtcgatctatggctaccaatcttgatcctccctgatctcagattgcaaatgccttaatagaccaggtgatcaggcgcaacagccgcagaaggccattgctttcacatcctgcctgtgagctcccaaaggcacctggtgggccactgcgagtagcagagtgctggactagatggactctggtctgatccagcaggctagttcttatgttcttatgttctaagtatCAACAGGGATTTGGCATGGAGATTCCCCAGTCCAGGTCTGTGAACATTATGCTAAACTGGTTCCAGTGTTACAATTCtaagaggaaaaagagtttggatttattatcccccctttctctcctgtaaggaaactcaaagaggcttacaatctcctttcccttcccccctcacaacaaacaccttgtgaggcgggtggaactgagagagctctgaagaactgtgcctagcccaaggtcacccagaaattctgagtacacaagctaatctggttcctgggataagcctccacagctcaagtggcagaccgggaatcaaacccggttctccagattagagtgcacctgctcttaaccactatgccactgctactctcaAATTACTAGTAGATTTAAAGCAAATTTCTAgtacattttaatcccaccttttctccaagAGACTCAGGAGTGCATCTGTGGCTCTCCTCTCTTCCACAGAAGAGCTTACCTAAGCAGTGGATGTGATCCTTCACTGTGCAATTAGCCCGGTACCGTTCCCGTGGACACGAGACTGTTTTGCAGTTTGTAGGGTTAGAGCAGGTATAGTCAGAGGGAGGCAGCTGCCAACAGAACTGACACGTCATGTCGATAACGAAGGTTTCCGGTCCCTGCACAGGAACCCAAAACAGAATCTCAGCCAGCCGTTCAGGAATAATTTGCAAGTGAGATTTACTGAAGCGTTTAACAACAGATCTATATAAAGCAAGCCGTTTTACTGGTAAATCACAAAACACTCTCTACAGAAATTAGGGGTGCAAAGGAACGCGGTTTCTCAATAAGGCAGAGAGGAATGATTTGTTTCGAGAAGTCCGAGTATCTGGCATGAATGGAGCATTGTGCAGGGAACAGAAGGCGCACCCAACGTTGCTCATCCAATGTTCACACACACCActtgccctagaacagtggtggcgaacctatggcacaggtgccagaggtggcactcgtgccagaggtggcactcagagccctctctgtgggcatgcgcaaacagagtccatcccacacacatctaggctggcttgggccgctgggctcgattattataattaaacctaagacctagtgttggggaagcagtgtaggtaaccctgttaagcgctgttaaaccccactgattttcatgcgaagaactaaagtgtgatcctttacctgggagtaagcttgggtacaggcaatggggcttgcttctgattaaaccctcctagggtcatgatccacccattggaagagttgcacgattttgcacgattcaaagcaaagccaccgactaccaccaagcttactcccaagtaacgcacacctcggagccaaccgttttttctaaacgaaaacctcagaattcaagttaaattgccgtgttggcactttgcgataaataagtggattttgggttgcaatttgggctgcactcagtctcgaaaaggtctACCATCACTGATTCATTTTACAGGACCTCTGCAAGAATTTCAAAATCGATTCATATGAAACTCTCTGAACCTGTACAGGGCAACAGAGGCACTGCGAAAAATCACAGGCGGGTCACTTCTTTTTACTTACGATGCAGTGAACCTGGGATTTGGCTTGACATTCAAAAAGGACCGGTTTTCCGTAGATGCAACTGTTGTTCGTTTTACAGCTGACGCATTCTGGAGGCAGGCGGCCGCACGGCCCGTTGCTGGGGCACAGGATCACGTAAGGCGGGGTCCCTGTAGCTTCTGAAAAATTACAGTTCAGCAAAGCAAAGTCGTCAGTGCTTTCTTAGGAGGGTGAAAGATGCTGCTTGAAATGCACGAAGTCATGTAATAACTGAGAAGGCTATTAGAAGCcccaaagaactgttggaagtgtgattgaacatactgacatactgaggaagacgcgcTAAAAACGTTCTATACACGTGGGACGTTTTTAtgcagaacctacagaattggaatatggactatatggaactgaagctttgttccTGAAAAAAGAATTGAATAAACTAAgcgattatttatgtttagttataagagttggaagacttatgctgtatctttaagaactttgtcagagaaataaggaaatgtaaatacaaatagaagcgttaagttgattaattatatgtaagatcaatatataagattggacacagccagagtgcagtgtgtgtatttttgagtttatttaggaTACCTGAGAAGGCAACACTGAGGCCAGGGAGtcttgcccccccgccccccgcacctACTCAGAAATGTTCAGTAATTCACTTCCTTTTtgggggggtgtatgtgtgtatatatatgtatgtatatgtatgcatgtatgcatgtatgtatgtgtatataaagAGTTCCCCCCAGCGTTTGTGCAAAATGCTTCCTCCTGATGGAGGGGCAGCTTTTCTTTTTGCATGAAAGCAACCCCAGGGATACAGGAACAGAACgtgcaaaaatgcaggctggaCACGTGTTCAGTGTAACTTGTGaacttaaacacacacaaacacacaaagagTTCCCCCAGTGGCTGTGCAAAGAGCTTCTGTGCAGCTTTGCTCGCTCTTCTTGCAAGAAGGTCCCAAGAGGGAAATGGGGAGGAGGGGCGGGATTGCTTTTGGAGGGCCAtttttttggagaggggggcTCGCGCAGGCGCAGAGCGGCCGGAGGAGGCGGGCTGGGCGCCGCGGGCTGCCCGGCGTTGCAATGGCGGCGGTGGAAGGGATCGCCGCCCGCCTGGCCCGGCAGGAGCAGGAGATCCGCGGCTTGGCGGCCGAGATCGGGCGCTTGAAGGAGCCCGAGCGCTGGCCCGGCGGCCTGGGCCTCTGCCCCGACGCCAGCCCGGAGCTGCAAGCGCTGCGGGCCGAGAACGAGAAGCTCCTCTACCGCCGCCTCCACCTCCGCCGCAGCCTGCAGGCTGAGCTcgcccggcagcagcagcagcagccaggagcCGCAGGAGGGCAGGTAACCGCCCGTGCAACCCGGCCTCGTGCAAAGACTAGTGCAAGCCCCTCTCGTGCAAGCAGGCTCGTGTGCCATGCAACCCAGTCTAGTGCAAACAGAATCGTGCCAGCACAGCAGGGTCAGGTCGCGTGCATCCCAGCCTCCTGCACGGGCTGCTtactctagttcaggggtctgcaaccagcggctctccagatgttcatggactacaaatcccatcagcctctgacagcatggccatCCCTTGACCAATTgcccacgctggcaggggctgatgggaattgtagagtCTAGTGCAAACAGAACAGTGCCAGCAGGATCGGGTCGTGTGCAATTCAGCCTCCTTGCACGGGCTGCTTACTCTAGTGTAAACAGAACAGTGCCAGTAGGATCAGGTCGCGTGCAATCCAGCCTCCTTGCACGGGCTGCTTactttagttcaggggtctgcaaccagcggctctccagatgctcatggactacaaatcccatcagcctctgccagcatggccatcccttgaccaattgcccatgctggcaggggctgatgggaattgcagagTCTAGTGCAAACAGAACAGTGTCAGCAGGATCAGGTCGCGTGCAACCCAGCCTCCTGCACGGGCTgcttagtgcataggtgtcaaactctcggtcctccagatgttatggactgcagttcatgctggcaggggatgataggaactgtagtccagaaagtttgacacctgtgctctagtgcaAACAGAA from Sphaerodactylus townsendi isolate TG3544 linkage group LG17, MPM_Stown_v2.3, whole genome shotgun sequence harbors:
- the TM2D3 gene encoding TM2 domain-containing protein 3, with product MALQKQSRPSSPFPSWDLLARRASKAAQKLFAQPLGELFVCLCVFKFTKATGTPPYVILCPSNGPCGRLPPECVSCKTNNSCIYGKPVLFECQAKSQVHCIGPETFVIDMTCQFCWQLPPSDYTCSNPTNCKTVSCPRERYRANCTVKDHIHCLGNRTFPKMLYCNWTGGYKWSTALALSITLGGFGADRFYLGQWREGLGKLFSFGGLGIWTLIDVLLIGVGYVGPADGSLYI